A window of Corallococcus macrosporus DSM 14697 contains these coding sequences:
- a CDS encoding phage tail sheath protein — translation MSRELLSSKVVVEEEEPRVRGIPSAPTSVAGAVGLAQRGPIGQAVLCTSFEEYQATFGGFTPDSDLALAAMGFFEQGGSHFWAVRTVHYEDASNPESHTATPAAAALTTGGGPTPAVVRGTLRPPFTLANGQRLEVSANGAEAVDVVFSGTAASVSAGRPGPYTLTAGQSLRVRVDDGRDVFIPFSEEDFGDITQATAQEVAAVLNAGLIGGRATVEAGVLRIASDTQGASSRLEVGDAVANTVFGFAGGPQVGSGNVQSLRAVELAEVRALVEAAVAGVRVAPSSLGALQLRTQSTGPGASLRVQGDASSGLGLDALLHTGDASGATDVLHLEARDAGAYANRLEVEVRPPTNGAPETFDVLVLEDGAYRESFPNLSSAQGDARYVERVLNDERTGSTYVRAFMVQPDAIPDVQTVALSGGADGLVGLDDADFIGSEAGRSGLLRARRSAGPLPSPGARARHARRPQRDGALLRGGARRPRLRRPRLARGLQRHGHRILRLAGGRPRRAL, via the coding sequence GTGAGTCGTGAACTGCTGTCGTCGAAAGTCGTCGTGGAGGAGGAGGAGCCGCGCGTCCGTGGCATTCCCTCGGCGCCCACCTCCGTGGCCGGCGCCGTGGGCCTGGCGCAGAGAGGCCCCATCGGCCAGGCGGTGCTGTGCACCTCCTTCGAGGAGTACCAAGCCACCTTCGGCGGCTTCACGCCGGACTCGGACCTGGCCCTCGCCGCCATGGGTTTCTTCGAGCAGGGCGGCAGCCACTTCTGGGCGGTGCGCACCGTCCACTACGAGGACGCCTCCAACCCCGAGTCGCACACGGCCACGCCTGCTGCGGCGGCCCTCACCACGGGCGGCGGGCCCACGCCCGCCGTCGTGCGCGGCACGTTGCGTCCCCCCTTCACCCTGGCCAACGGCCAGCGCCTGGAGGTGTCCGCCAACGGCGCCGAGGCGGTGGACGTCGTTTTCTCCGGCACCGCGGCTTCCGTCTCCGCGGGTCGCCCCGGCCCCTACACCCTCACCGCCGGGCAGTCGCTCCGGGTGCGCGTCGACGACGGTCGGGACGTCTTCATCCCCTTCAGCGAGGAGGACTTCGGCGACATCACCCAGGCCACTGCCCAGGAGGTGGCCGCCGTCCTCAACGCGGGACTCATCGGCGGACGCGCCACCGTGGAGGCCGGTGTGCTGAGAATCGCCAGCGACACCCAGGGCGCCTCCAGCCGCCTGGAGGTGGGCGACGCGGTCGCCAACACAGTCTTCGGCTTCGCGGGCGGCCCGCAGGTGGGGAGCGGCAACGTCCAGAGCCTGCGCGCTGTCGAGTTGGCCGAGGTACGCGCCCTCGTGGAGGCGGCGGTGGCGGGCGTCCGTGTGGCACCGTCATCCCTGGGGGCCCTGCAGTTGCGCACCCAGTCCACGGGGCCTGGTGCCTCTTTGCGTGTGCAGGGAGACGCGAGCTCCGGCCTCGGACTCGACGCGCTCCTGCATACGGGCGACGCCTCCGGCGCCACCGACGTCCTCCACCTGGAGGCCAGGGACGCAGGCGCCTACGCCAACCGCCTCGAGGTGGAGGTGCGGCCCCCGACGAATGGAGCTCCCGAAACCTTCGACGTCCTCGTCCTCGAGGACGGTGCCTACCGCGAGTCCTTCCCCAACCTCTCCTCGGCCCAGGGCGACGCACGCTACGTCGAGCGCGTCCTCAATGACGAGCGCACCGGCTCCACCTACGTCCGGGCCTTCATGGTGCAACCGGACGCGATTCCTGACGTGCAGACGGTGGCCCTCTCGGGTGGTGCGGACGGCCTCGTCGGCCTGGACGACGCGGACTTCATCGGCTCGGAGGCCGGCCGGAGCGGCCTTTTACGCGCTCGACGAAGTGCAGGACCTCTCCCTTCTCCTGGTGCCCGGGCGCGCCACGCCCGCCGTCCACAACGCGATGGTGCGCTACTGCGAGGTGGCGCGCGACGGCCTCGTCTTCGCCGTCCTCGACTCGCCCGCGGGCTACAGCGCCACGGACATCGTATCCTACGTCTCGCAGGAGGCCGCCCTCGAAGGGCTCTCTGA
- a CDS encoding IPT/TIG domain-containing protein yields MAIPALASVTPSSGPTSGGDILRLSGTGFAARVAVRLGGLRAEVLSIREEAGTAHVDVRTPPNAVALVDVELHNLSADGRPVPGEAAALPGAYRYLRPRVAKEAALTRLVRTLLRELKRQVVANVSASVSVDYDDTVADGLNVIAMASLPSVVLSGPTLRESRRYSTNVLHEDVVQGPSGAELVRRRPAYTVDLAFTLTVASARTAELFNLMAAVATFLNRNRWLSMPRDAEDASLGTVRWEMDADGEARAQLGSRDDVRAFTWGFLVRGFDVDEGLPFDLGKAVSEAQLEADSLSGGTS; encoded by the coding sequence ATGGCCATCCCCGCCCTCGCCTCCGTGACGCCCTCCTCCGGGCCCACCAGCGGAGGAGACATTCTCCGCCTCTCCGGCACGGGCTTCGCCGCGCGGGTGGCCGTGCGCCTGGGCGGACTGCGCGCGGAGGTGCTCTCCATCCGTGAAGAGGCGGGCACTGCCCACGTGGACGTGCGGACGCCGCCCAACGCAGTGGCGCTCGTCGACGTGGAGCTGCACAACCTCTCCGCGGACGGACGCCCCGTTCCAGGCGAGGCTGCTGCCCTTCCGGGGGCGTACCGCTACCTGCGCCCGCGCGTCGCGAAGGAAGCGGCGCTCACCCGTCTCGTGCGCACGTTGCTGCGCGAGCTGAAGCGCCAGGTGGTGGCCAACGTCAGCGCCAGCGTCTCCGTCGACTACGACGACACGGTGGCGGACGGCCTCAACGTCATCGCCATGGCCTCTCTGCCCTCCGTGGTGCTGTCAGGCCCCACGCTGCGCGAGAGTCGTCGCTACTCCACCAACGTCCTTCACGAGGACGTCGTGCAGGGCCCCTCCGGCGCGGAGCTGGTGCGCAGGCGCCCTGCGTACACGGTGGACTTGGCCTTCACCCTCACGGTGGCCTCCGCGCGCACCGCCGAACTCTTCAACCTCATGGCCGCCGTGGCCACCTTCCTCAACCGCAACCGGTGGCTCTCCATGCCAAGGGACGCGGAGGACGCCTCACTCGGCACCGTCCGCTGGGAAATGGACGCGGACGGCGAGGCGCGCGCGCAGCTCGGCAGCCGCGACGACGTGCGGGCCTTCACGTGGGGATTCCTCGTGCGCGGCTTCGACGTGGACGAGGGCCTGCCCTTCGACCTCGGCAAGGCCGTCTCCGAAGCCCAACTCGAAGCGGACTCTCTCTCCGGAGGCACCTCATGA